One stretch of Segatella copri DNA includes these proteins:
- a CDS encoding NAD-dependent epimerase/dehydratase family protein: MIGNSPYKEDIARLFREGLELGRLHGKTILVAGATGLVGGCVVDVLMQNPARCYKVIAAGRNKERARQKFAAYWEDESFFFAEIDVTQPVIKSMDRMIGEPVYNELAEGADYIIDAASNASPNFFKQNPVEVMKANINGVSNLLEYGLSHRMQRMVYISSGEIYGEGDGSEFTEKSSGYVDCASVRACYPSSKRAAETLCMAYGAEYDADVVIARLSHTYGPGFTESDNRVYAQFIRNVLKGEDIVLKSKGEAFRSWLYVVDAAHAILRLLLDGERANAYNVAHSESNISIRQLAELIARKADRKVVFDIPEADAQQGNTTPITKATFSTDKLKALGWKPLFDVEEGFGHTLQEVREG, encoded by the coding sequence ATGATAGGAAATTCACCATATAAGGAAGATATTGCGCGCCTTTTCCGGGAAGGTTTGGAATTGGGGCGTCTGCATGGCAAAACCATTCTTGTGGCTGGTGCTACAGGATTGGTAGGAGGCTGTGTGGTTGATGTGCTGATGCAGAATCCTGCCCGGTGCTACAAGGTGATAGCAGCCGGAAGAAACAAGGAACGTGCCCGACAGAAGTTTGCTGCCTATTGGGAGGATGAATCTTTCTTCTTTGCAGAGATAGACGTTACCCAGCCTGTCATCAAGAGCATGGACAGGATGATAGGGGAACCAGTCTATAATGAGTTGGCTGAGGGCGCTGATTATATCATCGATGCAGCCAGCAATGCGAGTCCTAACTTCTTTAAGCAGAACCCTGTAGAGGTGATGAAGGCAAACATCAACGGCGTATCCAACCTGCTGGAATATGGATTGAGTCACCGCATGCAGCGCATGGTTTATATCTCTTCGGGTGAAATCTATGGCGAGGGCGATGGCTCTGAATTTACCGAGAAGAGCAGCGGCTATGTGGATTGTGCATCGGTGCGTGCCTGCTATCCATCTTCCAAACGTGCTGCCGAAACGCTCTGCATGGCATACGGAGCAGAGTATGATGCCGATGTGGTGATAGCCAGACTGAGTCATACCTACGGTCCGGGCTTTACGGAGAGTGACAATAGGGTGTATGCCCAGTTTATCCGCAATGTTCTGAAGGGTGAGGATATCGTCCTGAAGAGTAAGGGTGAGGCTTTCCGCTCCTGGCTTTATGTGGTAGATGCCGCCCATGCCATCTTGCGCCTCCTGCTGGATGGCGAGAGGGCAAATGCCTATAATGTGGCTCATTCAGAATCGAATATCTCCATCCGCCAACTGGCAGAGCTGATAGCCCGGAAAGCGGACAGAAAGGTGGTGTTTGATATTCCTGAGGCGGATGCGCAGCAGGGCAATACCACGCCTATCACCAAGGCAACCTTCAGTACGGATAAGCTCAAGGCTTTAGGCTGGAAACCGCTCTTTGATGTAGAAGAAGGTTTCGGACATACCTTGCAGGAAGTGAGGGAAGGCTAA
- a CDS encoding IspD/TarI family cytidylyltransferase yields the protein MNYALIIAGGSGNRMGQDIPKQFMHVDNCPIIIHTMMAFQKHPDIQGIAVVCLAGWETVLQSYANQFCITKLKWIFPGGSNGQESIHNGIYGLKEAGCGDDDLVLVHDAVRPLLSQDIISSNIAICQKYGYAITGIKCREAILESEDGFTTNTSIPRDKLIRTQTPQTFRLGNLIAAHEEAKEKGIANSVASCTLMAELGGRQMHIVPGSEKNIKITTVEDLEILKALMKVQPEAWLK from the coding sequence ATGAACTATGCATTGATCATAGCCGGAGGTTCTGGCAATAGAATGGGACAGGACATCCCAAAGCAGTTTATGCATGTAGACAACTGTCCTATCATCATCCATACGATGATGGCTTTTCAGAAGCATCCTGATATTCAGGGTATTGCTGTGGTATGTCTGGCAGGTTGGGAAACGGTACTGCAGTCGTATGCCAACCAGTTCTGCATTACCAAGCTGAAATGGATATTCCCTGGCGGAAGCAATGGTCAGGAGTCGATCCACAATGGTATCTATGGCTTGAAAGAGGCGGGATGCGGTGATGACGACCTGGTGCTGGTGCATGATGCCGTGCGCCCACTCTTGTCGCAAGACATCATCTCATCCAATATCGCCATCTGCCAGAAGTATGGCTATGCCATTACGGGTATCAAATGTAGAGAGGCTATCCTGGAGAGCGAAGATGGTTTTACGACCAACACCAGTATTCCGCGCGACAAACTGATCCGTACCCAGACACCCCAGACCTTCCGTTTGGGCAATCTGATAGCAGCCCACGAAGAGGCTAAGGAGAAGGGTATCGCCAATTCGGTGGCATCCTGTACCCTGATGGCAGAACTGGGAGGCAGACAGATGCATATCGTGCCTGGTTCAGAGAAGAACATCAAGATAACCACCGTTGAGGATCTGGAGATACTGAAGGCACTGATGAAGGTTCAGCCTGAGGCTTGGTTAAAATAA